In the Streptomyces formicae genome, one interval contains:
- a CDS encoding nuclear transport factor 2 family protein: protein MTTTDSVDSLPVLTGMYAAEARYLAAGGPGRASFDLLAPYFAPDVVLHQAPALPYGGTWRGHDGMARFFLAMSAAWDSFDLVDQRFLATGGTAVVHTRVRARARASGRVLEFPILQTLTVREGRIAEVWPFYWDTAEIAAACGHTSGQDAGQGA, encoded by the coding sequence ATGACGACGACCGATTCCGTTGATTCGCTGCCCGTACTGACCGGAATGTATGCGGCGGAGGCGAGGTACTTGGCGGCGGGCGGCCCCGGCCGCGCCTCCTTCGATCTGCTCGCGCCCTACTTCGCGCCCGATGTCGTCCTGCACCAGGCACCGGCCCTGCCGTACGGCGGGACGTGGCGCGGCCACGACGGCATGGCCCGCTTCTTCCTCGCGATGAGCGCGGCGTGGGACTCCTTCGACCTGGTCGACCAGCGCTTCCTCGCCACCGGCGGCACGGCGGTCGTCCACACCCGGGTGCGGGCCCGCGCACGGGCCAGTGGCCGGGTGCTCGAGTTCCCGATCCTCCAGACGCTCACGGTGCGCGAGGGCCGGATCGCCGAGGTGTGGCCGTTCTACTGGGACACGGCCGAGATCGCGGCGGCGTGCGGGCACACCTCGGGCCAGGACGCGGGTCAGGGGGCGTAG
- a CDS encoding protein kinase domain-containing protein: protein MLDPLPGPPRHVGPYRLLATIGAGGMGEVYLARAPGPGAPLVAVKTVRPDLEIDREFRIRFRREIAAARAVTGAGTAALLDGDADAEVPWLATEYVAGPSLAATVVRCGPLPPGAVRALGAGLARALAAVHDAQVLHRDLKPGNVLLTPEGPTLIDFGIARALDATALTAAGMVVGTPGFMAPEQLQGGPAVVPASDVFTLGAVLCFAACGRGPFDDQELASVIFRIAQGDADLSDVPEELRDVISACLCPAPGDRPTAAELAARLAHDDATAATAAIGSTVPWPAPVLALFAEHREAVARCERATAQGSFATAATAAGTDGRTPRLPTPPPPVPLAPPDSGPSPRRRRRSWIAAAVVAAAAVTVAAVLLPGDGNGNGNSNGSGGANGNGEGTGDAGSPRVVTEYGNPDRSGEFGAAARAASARPEGWKPWSAERPESLDDRGYGCVLVGPKLVCRDGKGAATALDAATGAHRWTSRGFTDGADALQGIQTVPPESDGERVYVPSERGVIALDAASGAERWRKPMPATAAVMGLARSEGVLYTAEFGFADGESGSGEAIVRARRGRDGHTLWTSKPLPSKVREALVVKEGRVYAALEGGGVVALSAKDGSRAASAPGEHCTGVVAHRDAILCWALDRAGIRELDAMTLKPRRTLAPDRTPALPPSVGEADVLVVTSRNEDTEAPITHFMTAYDWRSGDRLWRYGAPRDTVTVALSGKRILAVGRYEMWGRSTADDKDSYRRKTIPHPDDGTAYDDVQTLGPPLYVGGALFAVARDGRILSGYAP from the coding sequence GTGCTCGATCCCCTGCCCGGGCCACCGCGCCACGTCGGCCCGTACCGCCTGCTCGCCACCATCGGCGCGGGCGGCATGGGCGAGGTGTACCTGGCCCGCGCGCCCGGGCCCGGCGCCCCGCTCGTCGCGGTGAAGACCGTCCGGCCCGACCTGGAGATCGACCGCGAGTTCCGGATCCGCTTCCGGCGGGAGATCGCGGCGGCCCGCGCGGTCACGGGAGCGGGCACGGCCGCGCTCCTCGACGGCGACGCGGACGCCGAAGTGCCGTGGCTGGCCACGGAGTACGTCGCGGGTCCCTCCCTGGCGGCGACGGTGGTCCGGTGCGGCCCCCTGCCGCCCGGCGCGGTGCGGGCGCTCGGCGCCGGGCTCGCCCGCGCGCTCGCCGCGGTGCACGACGCGCAGGTCCTGCACCGCGACCTCAAGCCGGGCAACGTACTCCTCACCCCCGAAGGCCCCACCCTCATCGACTTCGGCATCGCGCGGGCCCTCGACGCGACGGCCCTGACGGCGGCCGGGATGGTGGTGGGCACACCGGGCTTCATGGCGCCCGAGCAGCTCCAGGGCGGCCCCGCGGTGGTGCCCGCGTCGGACGTCTTCACCCTGGGCGCGGTCCTGTGCTTCGCGGCGTGCGGGCGCGGCCCGTTCGACGACCAGGAACTGGCCTCCGTGATCTTCCGCATCGCGCAGGGCGACGCGGACCTCTCCGACGTACCCGAAGAGCTGCGCGACGTGATCAGTGCGTGTCTGTGCCCGGCACCGGGCGACCGGCCCACGGCGGCGGAGCTCGCCGCCCGGCTCGCGCACGACGACGCCACCGCCGCGACCGCCGCCATCGGGAGTACGGTCCCGTGGCCCGCCCCCGTGCTCGCCCTCTTCGCCGAACACCGGGAGGCGGTGGCGCGCTGCGAACGGGCCACCGCCCAGGGCTCGTTCGCCACCGCGGCCACCGCGGCGGGCACGGACGGCCGCACCCCGCGCCTGCCGACACCGCCGCCTCCCGTGCCCCTCGCGCCCCCGGACTCCGGGCCCTCCCCGCGTCGGCGACGCCGGTCGTGGATCGCCGCAGCGGTGGTGGCGGCGGCCGCGGTGACCGTGGCGGCGGTGCTGCTGCCGGGAGACGGGAACGGGAACGGGAACAGCAACGGGAGCGGGGGCGCGAACGGGAACGGAGAAGGTACCGGCGACGCGGGCTCACCCCGCGTCGTCACCGAGTACGGAAACCCGGACCGCAGCGGCGAGTTCGGCGCCGCCGCGCGTGCCGCCTCCGCCCGCCCCGAGGGGTGGAAGCCCTGGTCGGCGGAGCGCCCCGAGAGTCTGGACGACAGGGGGTACGGCTGTGTCCTGGTCGGCCCGAAGCTGGTGTGCAGGGACGGCAAGGGCGCGGCGACGGCCCTGGACGCGGCGACCGGCGCCCACCGCTGGACCTCACGCGGCTTCACCGACGGCGCCGACGCGCTCCAGGGCATCCAGACCGTGCCGCCCGAGAGCGACGGCGAGCGCGTCTACGTGCCCAGTGAGCGCGGCGTCATCGCCCTGGACGCGGCGTCCGGCGCGGAACGCTGGCGCAAGCCGATGCCCGCCACCGCCGCCGTGATGGGGCTCGCACGGTCCGAAGGGGTGCTCTACACGGCGGAGTTCGGCTTCGCCGACGGTGAGTCGGGTTCCGGCGAGGCGATCGTGCGGGCCCGCAGGGGCCGCGACGGTCACACCCTGTGGACGTCGAAGCCGCTGCCGTCCAAGGTGCGGGAGGCGCTCGTCGTCAAGGAGGGACGGGTGTACGCGGCGCTGGAGGGCGGCGGCGTGGTGGCCCTCTCGGCGAAGGACGGCAGCCGTGCCGCCTCCGCCCCCGGCGAGCACTGCACCGGCGTCGTCGCCCACCGCGACGCGATCCTGTGCTGGGCCCTGGACCGCGCGGGGATCCGCGAGCTGGACGCCATGACCCTGAAGCCGCGCCGCACCCTGGCCCCCGACCGCACGCCCGCGCTGCCACCCTCGGTCGGCGAGGCGGACGTCCTGGTCGTGACGAGCCGCAACGAGGACACCGAGGCGCCGATCACGCACTTCATGACGGCGTACGACTGGCGCTCGGGCGATCGCCTGTGGCGCTACGGCGCCCCGAGGGACACCGTGACGGTGGCACTGTCCGGCAAGCGGATCCTCGCGGTGGGCCGGTACGAGATGTGGGGCAGGAGCACCGCGGACGACAAGGACTCCTACCGCAGGAAGACGATCCCGCACCCCGACGACGGCACGGCCTACGACGACGTGCAGACCCTCGGCCCGCCGCTCTACGTGGGCGGCGCCCTGTTCGCCGTGGCGCGGGACGGCAGGATCCTGTCGGGCTACGCCCCCTGA
- a CDS encoding serine/threonine-protein kinase, producing MDDGRQHHRGRRMIGQLRESSPLRIGPYETLARLGAGGMGEVFLAAPDRREPGGALAPGAPYDPDSLVAVKAIRGEIAGDAAFRARFRREISVATSVENPFVARLVAGDADAEQPWLATEYVAGPHLAEAVRAHGPLPLASVAALGAGVARALAAVHAAGALHRDLKPANVLLGADGPKLIDFGVARALDATTMTSTGLLVGTPGFMSPEHVAGGRHVVPASDVFCLGSVLAYAASGDDPFGDGPVAAVLYRVSVAEAQLDGVPAELRELIGACLSRDPGERPHPGELAERLAELDLSTPNDRRPAHGTGDDGESGPGARWPSAVRAAIAEARRDAAQLCASGQPLLPLPPAPEHTPYSPTRTPTRTPTQAPFAPAAPGGPGHTAHGLPTMSSAAPTVSRRRGIGRRGALVTVLAVAVAGGAVGALLAARGPDGGGGDGRAAGPGRSASAAELVARAGVDSAGTLEHNGSVPQLKEQRPRGWKPWRAAFGHSPMSCAADTEAVVCLLTNGTYEARSAADGHRLWRSDGRTAADADAGDTGDEAYIGPSGHLFMPGDQVRPVVRGGRAVIAHKGRVQVRDSASGEVDWSVDAPAGSHVTSALLTDERLVLSSEVTSRTDEGPQGTELLAYPLDGADKPVWTYELSDEVLAEAELGNYTAETAHDGRVYATSRDGVVAIGEKKGGREGGAYDDGQCLALMVDPVADQILCTQLVTGTGDLDDPTAAPGTRVTRLDARTLAVRGKISFKAPPVSPQGDLGRDIVVSAVASGAALAYDTSGEKLLVADAKNGRVTREEPISVAEYVIKEPISSPALIVGDRALTADNSTLKAVPLTGRGKPDAVRVPGAPGDRVPEQPEDTGTVIADKPKPPTVLPLGGVVTIVYDQGTVVSMKIPS from the coding sequence GTGGACGACGGACGACAACACCATCGGGGGCGGCGGATGATCGGGCAGTTGAGGGAGTCGTCTCCCCTGCGGATAGGGCCGTACGAGACGCTGGCCAGGCTCGGCGCGGGCGGCATGGGCGAGGTCTTCCTCGCCGCCCCGGACCGCCGCGAGCCGGGCGGGGCCCTCGCGCCCGGCGCCCCCTACGACCCGGACTCGCTCGTCGCCGTGAAGGCGATCCGCGGCGAGATCGCGGGCGACGCCGCCTTCCGCGCCCGGTTCCGGCGCGAGATCTCCGTCGCCACGTCCGTCGAGAACCCCTTCGTGGCCCGCCTCGTCGCGGGCGACGCCGACGCCGAACAGCCCTGGCTCGCCACGGAGTACGTCGCGGGCCCCCACCTCGCCGAAGCGGTCCGCGCCCACGGGCCCCTGCCCCTCGCGTCCGTCGCCGCGCTCGGCGCCGGAGTGGCCCGCGCGCTGGCCGCCGTGCACGCGGCGGGCGCCCTGCACCGCGACCTCAAGCCCGCGAACGTGCTGCTCGGCGCGGACGGACCCAAGCTCATCGACTTCGGCGTGGCCCGGGCGCTCGACGCGACCACGATGACCTCCACGGGCCTCCTGGTCGGCACCCCCGGCTTCATGTCCCCCGAACACGTCGCGGGCGGCCGCCACGTGGTGCCCGCGTCCGACGTCTTCTGCCTCGGATCGGTCCTTGCCTACGCCGCGTCGGGCGACGACCCGTTCGGGGACGGGCCCGTCGCGGCGGTCCTGTACCGGGTGTCCGTCGCGGAGGCCCAACTGGACGGCGTACCGGCGGAGTTGCGTGAGCTGATCGGGGCGTGTCTGTCGCGGGACCCGGGCGAGCGGCCACATCCTGGGGAGCTTGCGGAGCGGCTGGCAGAGCTCGACCTGAGCACCCCGAACGACCGGCGGCCCGCCCACGGCACCGGCGACGACGGCGAGAGCGGACCCGGTGCCCGGTGGCCCTCGGCCGTGCGGGCGGCCATCGCCGAAGCCCGGCGCGACGCGGCGCAGTTGTGCGCGTCGGGGCAGCCACTGCTGCCGCTGCCACCGGCACCTGAGCACACCCCGTACTCACCGACGCGGACACCCACCCGGACGCCCACCCAGGCTCCGTTCGCTCCGGCCGCCCCTGGCGGTCCCGGCCACACCGCGCACGGGCTGCCCACCATGAGTTCCGCCGCGCCCACCGTGTCCCGCCGTCGCGGCATCGGCCGCAGGGGCGCGCTCGTCACCGTGCTCGCCGTGGCCGTGGCGGGCGGCGCCGTCGGGGCGCTGCTCGCGGCGCGGGGGCCCGACGGGGGCGGGGGCGACGGGCGGGCGGCGGGGCCCGGCCGGAGCGCGTCCGCCGCCGAACTGGTCGCCCGCGCCGGGGTGGACTCCGCGGGAACCCTCGAACACAACGGATCCGTACCGCAGTTGAAGGAGCAGCGCCCCCGGGGCTGGAAGCCGTGGCGCGCCGCGTTCGGCCACTCCCCGATGAGCTGCGCGGCCGACACGGAGGCCGTGGTGTGTCTGCTGACCAACGGTACGTACGAGGCACGGAGCGCCGCCGACGGACACCGCCTGTGGCGGTCCGACGGCCGCACGGCGGCGGACGCCGACGCGGGCGACACCGGCGACGAGGCGTACATCGGCCCGTCCGGCCATCTGTTCATGCCCGGTGACCAGGTGCGTCCCGTGGTCCGGGGCGGCAGGGCCGTCATCGCGCACAAGGGCCGCGTGCAGGTGCGCGACTCGGCGTCGGGCGAGGTCGACTGGTCCGTCGACGCCCCGGCGGGATCGCACGTCACCTCCGCGCTCCTCACTGACGAGCGCCTCGTCCTCTCCTCGGAGGTCACCTCGCGGACCGACGAAGGGCCGCAGGGCACCGAGCTCCTCGCGTATCCGCTGGACGGCGCGGACAAGCCGGTGTGGACGTACGAACTCAGCGACGAGGTCCTCGCCGAGGCCGAACTCGGCAACTACACCGCGGAGACCGCCCACGACGGCCGCGTCTACGCCACCTCCCGGGACGGTGTCGTCGCCATCGGCGAGAAGAAGGGCGGCCGCGAGGGCGGTGCCTACGACGACGGCCAGTGCCTGGCCCTGATGGTCGACCCGGTGGCCGACCAGATCCTGTGCACCCAGCTCGTCACCGGCACGGGCGACCTCGACGACCCGACGGCCGCCCCGGGGACCCGGGTGACCCGTCTCGACGCCAGGACGCTCGCGGTGCGGGGCAAGATCTCCTTCAAGGCGCCGCCGGTCAGCCCGCAAGGCGACCTCGGCCGCGACATCGTGGTGAGCGCGGTCGCGTCCGGCGCCGCGCTCGCGTACGACACGAGCGGCGAGAAGCTCCTGGTCGCCGACGCGAAGAACGGCCGGGTCACCCGCGAGGAACCGATCTCCGTCGCCGAGTACGTCATCAAGGAACCGATCTCCTCACCGGCCCTGATCGTCGGGGACCGGGCCCTGACCGCCGACAACTCCACGCTCAAGGCCGTGCCGCTGACGGGCAGGGGTAAGCCGGACGCGGTCCGCGTCCCCGGCGCGCCCGGCGACCGGGTGCCCGAGCAGCCCGAGGACACCGGCACGGTGATCGCGGACAAACCCAAGCCGCCGACGGTGCTCCCGCTGGGCGGGGTCGTGACGATCGTCTACGACCAGGGGACGGTCGTGTCGATGAAGATCCCGTCCTGA
- a CDS encoding carboxylesterase/lipase family protein yields the protein MADRQSPTVTTAHGPVRGEHRPNGARFLGIPYAAPPVGDLRFAPPEPPKAWTEPLDATAYGPTAQRRGFGEGATIPEPSVPGEGTLNLNVFTPAVDPAAALPVLVWIHGGGYVAGSAASPWYDGVAFNRDGVVLVSLGYRLGIEGFLHLADAPDNRGVRDWIAALEWVRDNIAAFGGDPAKVTVAGQSAGGGAVQTLLATPAARGLFRAALAMSAATMVPGERWAGLAVSELFTRRTGVPATAAALRDLSDARLLELQDALSAEGPDRAELPGLLLAPFADGELVPRAVLTELTGGDLGADVPLLLGFTRHEFTSFGGQELTDLVFRAPNLAVADARAARSRPTWLYEFGWPSPVPGDTEGLAFHCLDLPFAFDLLDAEGVTAAAGDDPPRHLAAAMHAAWVAFVRDLDPGGGWPRHARGRRTVRIWDAEPGLASMAAAEGTVR from the coding sequence ATGGCCGACCGACAGAGCCCCACCGTCACCACCGCCCACGGTCCCGTACGCGGCGAACACCGGCCGAACGGGGCCCGGTTCCTCGGCATCCCCTACGCCGCGCCACCCGTCGGCGACCTCCGCTTCGCGCCGCCCGAGCCCCCGAAGGCGTGGACCGAACCGCTGGACGCCACCGCGTACGGGCCGACCGCCCAGCGACGCGGCTTCGGCGAGGGCGCCACGATCCCCGAGCCGTCCGTCCCCGGCGAAGGCACCCTCAACCTCAACGTGTTCACGCCCGCCGTGGACCCGGCGGCGGCGCTCCCTGTCCTCGTCTGGATCCACGGCGGCGGCTATGTCGCGGGGTCGGCGGCCAGTCCCTGGTACGACGGGGTCGCGTTCAACCGCGACGGCGTCGTGCTCGTCTCGCTGGGCTACCGGCTCGGCATCGAGGGCTTCCTGCACCTGGCGGACGCCCCGGACAACCGGGGCGTGCGCGACTGGATCGCCGCCCTGGAGTGGGTGCGCGACAACATCGCCGCGTTCGGCGGCGACCCCGCCAAGGTCACGGTCGCCGGGCAGTCGGCGGGCGGCGGCGCCGTCCAGACGCTGCTCGCCACGCCCGCGGCCCGGGGCCTGTTCCGCGCGGCGCTCGCCATGTCGGCGGCGACGATGGTGCCGGGGGAGCGGTGGGCGGGCCTCGCCGTCTCCGAGCTCTTCACCCGGCGCACCGGGGTGCCCGCGACCGCGGCGGCGCTGCGCGACCTCTCCGACGCGCGCCTCCTGGAACTCCAGGACGCCCTGAGCGCGGAGGGCCCGGACCGCGCGGAACTGCCGGGCCTGCTCCTCGCGCCGTTCGCCGACGGGGAGTTGGTGCCGCGCGCGGTGCTCACCGAGCTCACCGGGGGCGATCTGGGCGCGGACGTGCCGCTGCTGCTCGGCTTCACCCGGCACGAGTTCACCTCCTTCGGCGGGCAGGAGCTGACCGACCTCGTGTTCCGCGCACCGAACCTGGCGGTCGCGGACGCCCGCGCCGCGCGCTCCCGCCCCACCTGGCTCTACGAGTTCGGCTGGCCGTCGCCCGTGCCCGGCGACACCGAGGGCCTCGCCTTCCACTGTCTCGACCTGCCCTTCGCCTTCGACCTGCTCGACGCCGAAGGCGTCACGGCCGCCGCGGGCGACGACCCGCCGCGGCACCTCGCCGCCGCGATGCACGCGGCCTGGGTCGCCTTCGTCCGCGACCTCGACCCGGGCGGCGGCTGGCCGCGGCACGCGAGGGGGCGGCGCACGGTCCGGATCTGGGACGCCGAGCCGGGCCTGGCATCCATGGCGGCCGCCGAAGGAACAGTGCGCTGA
- the glgP gene encoding alpha-glucan family phosphorylase, with protein sequence MKAIRRFTVRPVLPEPLGPLAELARNLRWSWHPRTRDLFAALDPDLWQSSGCDPVRLLGAVSPARLAEAARDESYVRRLTEAVDDLQGYVTGSRWYQERDRDIEGPDRLGAELPRAVAYFSPEFGITAALPQYSGGLGILAGDHLKAASDLGVPLIGVGLLYRHGYFRQSLSRDAWQQEHYPVLDPNELPVSLLRETDGTPALVSLALPGGRALRAHIWQAQVGRVPLLMLDSDVEENDPGERDVTDRLYGGGSEHRLLQEMLLGIGGVRAVRTYCRLTGHPEPEVFHTNEGHAGFLGLERIHELAARDVDFDTALEAVRAGTVFTTHTPVPAGIDRFDRELVARHFGPDAELPRIDVGDVLRLGMESYQGGEPNVFNMAVMGLRLGSRANGVSTLHGAVSREMFAGLWPGFDAEEVPITSITNGVHAPTWVAPEVFRLGARQIGERRTEHALSVGGAPGGDDRWDAVADIQDDDIWELRRTLRAQLVDEVRRRLHESWRQRGAATAELGWIDEVLDPDVLTIGFARRVPSYKRLTLMLRDRDRLMELLRHPERPVQIVVAGKAHPADDGGKRLIQELVRFTDDPRVRRHIVFLPDYGMAMAQKLYPGCDVWLNNPLRPLEACGTSGMKAALNGCLNLSVLDGWWDEWFEPDFGWAIPTADGAATDDDRRDDLEAAALYDLLERRIAPRFYEQGPGGLPDRWIEMVRRTLTRLGPKVLAGRMVREYVEKLYVPAARAHRVLDATAAGELAAWKARVRAAWPRVAVDHVEASATGAVAELGATLSLRVRVRLGELTPDDVEVQVLAGRVDPEDHIADVSPVPLKSTGGPDAEGSLVYEGPLALDRTGPFGYTVRILPSHRLLSSGAELGLVAVPLEGGGEGAGVLMR encoded by the coding sequence GTGAAGGCCATCCGTCGATTCACCGTACGTCCCGTCCTCCCCGAACCCCTCGGCCCGCTCGCCGAGTTGGCCCGAAACCTGCGCTGGTCCTGGCATCCACGGACCCGCGACCTCTTCGCGGCCCTCGATCCGGACCTGTGGCAGTCATCCGGCTGCGACCCCGTGCGCCTGCTCGGCGCCGTGTCACCCGCGCGCCTGGCCGAGGCCGCCCGCGACGAGAGCTACGTGCGGCGGCTCACCGAGGCCGTCGACGACCTCCAGGGGTACGTCACGGGGAGCCGCTGGTACCAGGAACGGGACCGCGACATCGAGGGCCCCGACCGGCTCGGCGCCGAACTCCCGCGCGCCGTGGCCTACTTCTCGCCCGAGTTCGGCATCACCGCCGCGCTGCCGCAGTACTCCGGCGGTCTCGGTATCCTCGCGGGCGACCACCTCAAGGCCGCCAGCGACCTCGGCGTCCCCCTCATCGGCGTCGGGCTGCTCTACCGGCACGGCTACTTCCGCCAGTCCCTCTCCCGCGACGCCTGGCAGCAGGAGCACTATCCGGTGCTCGACCCGAACGAACTGCCCGTCTCCCTCCTCCGCGAGACCGACGGCACCCCCGCCCTCGTCTCGCTCGCCCTGCCCGGAGGGCGCGCGCTGCGGGCACACATCTGGCAGGCGCAGGTCGGCCGCGTGCCGCTCCTGATGCTCGACTCGGACGTCGAGGAGAACGACCCGGGCGAGCGCGACGTCACCGACCGGCTGTACGGCGGCGGCAGCGAGCACCGGCTGCTCCAGGAGATGCTGCTCGGCATCGGCGGGGTGCGCGCCGTGCGGACGTACTGCCGGCTGACGGGACACCCCGAGCCCGAGGTCTTCCACACCAACGAAGGCCACGCGGGCTTCCTCGGCCTGGAGCGCATCCACGAACTCGCCGCGCGGGACGTCGACTTCGACACCGCCCTTGAGGCCGTGCGGGCCGGGACCGTCTTCACCACCCACACCCCCGTGCCCGCGGGCATTGACCGCTTCGACCGCGAACTGGTCGCCCGCCACTTCGGGCCCGACGCCGAACTGCCCCGCATCGACGTCGGCGATGTCCTGCGGCTCGGCATGGAGAGCTATCAGGGAGGCGAGCCCAACGTCTTCAACATGGCGGTGATGGGGCTGCGCCTGGGCAGCCGCGCCAACGGCGTCAGCACGCTGCACGGGGCGGTGAGCCGCGAGATGTTCGCGGGCCTGTGGCCGGGGTTCGACGCCGAAGAGGTGCCGATCACCTCCATCACCAACGGCGTGCACGCCCCGACCTGGGTGGCGCCCGAGGTGTTCCGGCTCGGCGCCCGGCAGATCGGCGAACGCCGCACCGAGCACGCGCTCTCCGTCGGCGGCGCCCCCGGCGGCGACGACCGCTGGGACGCGGTGGCCGACATCCAGGACGACGACATCTGGGAGCTGCGCCGTACGCTGCGCGCCCAGCTGGTCGACGAGGTCAGGCGGCGCCTGCACGAGTCGTGGCGCCAACGCGGCGCGGCCACCGCCGAGTTGGGCTGGATCGACGAGGTGCTCGACCCGGACGTCCTCACCATCGGCTTCGCCAGGCGCGTCCCCTCGTACAAGCGGCTCACGCTGATGCTGCGCGACCGCGACCGGCTCATGGAGCTGCTCAGGCACCCCGAGCGCCCGGTGCAGATCGTCGTCGCGGGCAAGGCGCACCCGGCGGACGACGGCGGCAAGCGGCTCATCCAGGAGCTGGTGCGGTTCACCGACGACCCGCGCGTGCGGCGGCACATCGTCTTCCTGCCCGACTACGGCATGGCGATGGCGCAGAAGCTCTACCCGGGCTGCGACGTCTGGCTGAACAATCCGCTCAGGCCCCTGGAGGCGTGCGGCACCAGCGGCATGAAGGCCGCCCTGAACGGATGCCTCAACCTGTCGGTCCTGGACGGCTGGTGGGACGAATGGTTCGAACCGGACTTCGGGTGGGCCATCCCCACGGCGGACGGCGCGGCCACGGACGACGACCGCCGCGACGATCTCGAGGCGGCGGCGCTGTACGACCTTCTTGAGCGCAGGATCGCGCCGCGCTTCTACGAGCAGGGCCCCGGCGGGCTTCCCGACCGCTGGATCGAGATGGTCCGCAGGACGCTGACCCGGCTCGGCCCGAAGGTCCTCGCCGGTCGCATGGTCCGCGAGTACGTCGAGAAGCTGTACGTCCCTGCCGCGCGGGCGCACCGGGTGCTCGACGCCACCGCGGCGGGTGAACTCGCGGCCTGGAAGGCGCGGGTCCGGGCCGCGTGGCCGCGGGTCGCCGTCGACCATGTGGAGGCGTCGGCCACGGGGGCCGTCGCCGAGCTGGGGGCCACGCTGTCCCTGCGGGTGCGCGTGCGGCTCGGGGAGCTCACGCCGGACGACGTGGAGGTGCAGGTGCTCGCGGGGCGCGTCGATCCGGAGGACCACATCGCCGATGTCTCTCCGGTTCCGCTGAAGTCCACGGGTGGGCCCGACGCGGAGGGGAGTCTCGTGTACGAGGGGCCTCTCGCGCTGGATCGCACGGGGCCGTTCGGCTACACGGTGCGGATCTTGCCCTCGCACCGGCTGCTTTCCAGCGGGGCGGAGTTGGGTCTTGTGGCCGTGCCGCTCGAAGGGGGCGGGGAGGGGGCGGGGGTTCTCATGCGGTGA